One segment of Nocardioides sp. QY071 DNA contains the following:
- the rnhA gene encoding ribonuclease HI: protein MDTPSRVTIHTDGACLGNPGPGGWGALLRYGQHEKELYGGEPATTNNRMELMAAIRALEFLNRPSTVDLYTDSSYVRNGILSWVAKWKANGWRTSAKAPVKNDDLWRRLDLAATAHDIEWHWVKGHAGDPGNERADALAGRGAREARDGVVPA from the coding sequence ATGGACACACCCTCGCGCGTCACGATCCACACCGACGGCGCGTGTCTCGGCAATCCCGGCCCCGGCGGCTGGGGTGCGCTGCTGCGCTACGGACAGCACGAGAAGGAGCTGTACGGCGGCGAGCCGGCGACCACCAACAACCGGATGGAGCTGATGGCGGCCATCCGCGCCCTGGAGTTCCTCAACCGGCCCTCGACCGTCGATCTCTACACCGACAGCAGCTACGTCCGCAACGGGATCCTGTCGTGGGTCGCGAAGTGGAAGGCCAACGGCTGGCGCACGTCGGCCAAGGCGCCGGTCAAGAACGACGACCTGTGGCGCCGCCTGGACCTCGCGGCGACCGCCCACGACATCGAGTGGCACTGGGTCAAGGGGCATGCCGGGGACCCCGGCAACGAGCGCGCGGACGCCCTCGCGGGCCGGGGCGCGCGCGAGGCCCGCGACGGCGTCGTACCCGCCTGA